The Flavobacterium sp. 123 genome contains a region encoding:
- a CDS encoding lactonase family protein, producing the protein MKNTYVALLLILITSVQAQNKKNNLVIGTYTNSCDSKGIYVYDFDSETADFNFKNSTEKVINPSYLTISKDNKFVYSVNESGPESTVSAFAFDAKSGKLDLLNKQNAEGADPCYLINDDKNVIVANYSGGNIAVFGKNEDGSISKSKQVIQHFGKGINTKRQEGPHVHMVYFSPDKKYILSNNLGNDKIYIYKYNPESTSETLQFKDSVSVKSGSGPRHLTFSKDGKFVYLLQELDGALTIFAYANGTLKKIGETTILAKDFKGVFSSADIHISPDGKFLYASNRGEANTITIFKILKTGKLTLVGQTSSLGKGPRNFAIDPSGNFLLVGHQYTNEVVIFKRNKTTGKLTDTGKRIALCAPVCLVFTPN; encoded by the coding sequence ATGAAAAACACCTATGTTGCTCTTTTATTAATACTTATAACCAGCGTGCAAGCACAAAACAAAAAAAACAATTTAGTTATTGGAACCTATACCAATAGTTGTGATAGTAAAGGAATTTATGTCTATGATTTTGATTCGGAAACGGCTGATTTTAATTTCAAAAATTCAACAGAAAAGGTTATAAATCCTAGTTATTTGACAATTTCAAAGGACAATAAATTTGTGTATTCCGTAAATGAAAGTGGACCTGAAAGTACCGTAAGCGCTTTTGCATTTGATGCTAAAAGTGGCAAATTAGATTTGTTGAACAAACAAAATGCAGAAGGTGCAGATCCATGTTACCTAATTAATGATGATAAAAATGTAATTGTAGCTAATTATTCGGGTGGAAACATCGCGGTTTTTGGCAAGAATGAGGATGGTAGTATTTCTAAATCGAAACAGGTAATTCAACATTTTGGAAAAGGAATTAATACTAAAAGACAAGAAGGACCTCATGTACATATGGTCTATTTTTCGCCAGATAAAAAATATATTTTGTCAAATAATTTAGGGAATGATAAAATCTATATTTATAAATACAATCCTGAATCGACTTCTGAAACCTTACAATTTAAAGATAGTGTTTCTGTTAAATCAGGAAGCGGACCAAGGCATTTGACGTTTAGTAAAGATGGGAAGTTTGTATATTTATTGCAGGAATTAGACGGAGCATTGACCATTTTTGCTTATGCAAATGGTACCTTAAAAAAGATAGGAGAAACAACTATTTTAGCTAAAGATTTTAAAGGAGTTTTTAGTTCTGCCGATATTCATATTTCACCTGATGGAAAATTTTTGTACGCCTCTAATCGTGGTGAAGCTAATACGATTACAATTTTTAAAATTTTAAAAACGGGTAAATTAACTTTAGTTGGTCAAACAAGTTCATTAGGAAAAGGACCAAGGAATTTTGCCATAGATCCTTCAGGAAATTTCCTTTTGGTAGGACATCAATATACGAATGAAGTAGTTATTTTTAAAAGAAATAAAACCACAGGAAAGCTTACGGATACTGGAAAAAGAATTGCTTTATGTGCGCCAGTTTGTTTAGTATTTACGCCAAATTAG